A single region of the Acidimicrobiia bacterium genome encodes:
- a CDS encoding NADPH:quinone oxidoreductase family protein, whose product MRALRCNAYGPLENLVVEDVPAPALGPNDALVDVHAAAVNFPDVLLVQDLYQISAPVPFTPGSEFAGEVSAVGSDVRDVSVGDRVMGTGLMGAFAEQIAMPATSLSPVPDGVDLRAAAAFGVVYFTAYHSLRSVADVQPGEWVAVLGAAGGVGLASVEVARLLGAKVLAAASSDDKLRVCRERGADAVVNYDTEDLKTRLRELTDGGADVVIDPVGGPYAEQALRSTRFGGRFVTVGFASGEIPRIPLNLVLLKGMVIMGFEFLSFAQKAPEAARRDREELLAHFAAGRIHPHISSAYPLEQAAEALREVGERRATGKVLVEPELTDQTEEKSG is encoded by the coding sequence ATGAGGGCACTGAGGTGCAACGCGTACGGGCCGCTCGAAAACCTCGTGGTCGAAGACGTGCCCGCGCCCGCGCTCGGTCCGAACGACGCGCTCGTCGACGTGCACGCGGCCGCGGTCAACTTCCCCGACGTGCTGCTGGTCCAGGACCTGTACCAGATCTCCGCTCCGGTCCCGTTCACGCCGGGGAGCGAGTTCGCGGGCGAAGTGAGCGCGGTCGGCAGCGACGTGCGAGACGTCTCGGTGGGCGACCGGGTCATGGGGACCGGCCTGATGGGCGCGTTCGCCGAGCAGATCGCGATGCCGGCCACGTCGCTCTCGCCGGTGCCCGATGGCGTCGATCTGCGCGCGGCGGCGGCGTTCGGTGTCGTCTACTTCACCGCGTACCACTCCCTTCGCAGCGTCGCCGACGTACAGCCCGGCGAGTGGGTGGCCGTGCTGGGCGCGGCCGGCGGCGTCGGGCTCGCGTCGGTCGAGGTGGCGCGGCTGCTCGGAGCGAAGGTGCTCGCAGCAGCCTCGTCGGATGACAAGCTGCGCGTCTGCCGCGAACGCGGCGCCGACGCGGTCGTGAACTACGACACCGAAGACCTCAAGACCCGCCTGCGTGAGCTCACCGATGGCGGCGCCGACGTGGTCATCGACCCGGTCGGCGGCCCGTACGCCGAGCAGGCGCTGCGCTCCACGCGCTTCGGCGGCCGGTTCGTGACCGTGGGGTTCGCCTCGGGCGAGATCCCGCGCATCCCGCTGAACCTGGTGCTGCTCAAGGGGATGGTCATCATGGGGTTCGAGTTCCTCAGCTTCGCCCAGAAGGCACCCGAGGCCGCTCGGCGCGATCGCGAGGAGCTGCTCGCCCACTTCGCCGCCGGGCGCATCCACCCGCACATCTCGAGCGCGTATCCGCTCGAGCAGGCCGCCGAGGCGCTGCGCGAGGTCGGTGAGCGCCGGGCGACGGGCAAGGTGCTGGTCGAGCCCGAGCTGACTGATCAGACGGAGGAGAAGTCTGGCTGA
- a CDS encoding STAS domain-containing protein produces the protein MSAPAHEPESETLATVDFETTTGAGDDEWIVTVHGEIDVATSPRLRTELHDCLERGARTIVLDLEAMSFIDSSGLGVLVGVVKRLKDQQGDTIMLCNLQEPVRRVFEITGLTELFRIEN, from the coding sequence ATGAGCGCACCAGCACACGAACCCGAGAGCGAGACGCTTGCCACCGTTGACTTCGAGACCACGACCGGTGCAGGCGATGACGAATGGATCGTGACGGTGCACGGTGAGATCGACGTGGCGACGTCGCCGCGGCTGCGCACCGAGCTCCACGACTGCTTGGAGCGCGGTGCCCGTACGATCGTGCTCGACCTCGAAGCGATGAGCTTCATCGACTCGTCGGGACTCGGGGTGCTCGTAGGCGTTGTCAAGCGGCTGAAGGATCAACAGGGTGACACCATCATGCTCTGCAACTTGCAGGAGCCGGTTCGGCGGGTGTTCGAGATCACCGGGCTCACCGAGCTGTTCAGGATCGAGAACTGA
- a CDS encoding STAS domain-containing protein yields the protein MAALSVDSMQRASSRAQVIGRVGRDNAEWLLGLLRELEGDVTLDCRHSSFVDSAALMVLVDFDEFLRSRGNSLTICGVPDGAAAAIPTAASVIARGSSPTAASS from the coding sequence ATGGCGGCGCTGTCCGTGGACTCCATGCAGCGCGCGTCGTCGCGTGCGCAGGTGATCGGCAGGGTCGGCAGAGACAACGCCGAATGGCTGCTCGGGCTGCTCCGCGAGCTCGAAGGTGACGTCACGCTCGACTGTCGGCACTCGTCGTTCGTGGACTCGGCTGCCTTGATGGTGCTCGTCGATTTCGACGAGTTCCTGCGAAGTCGGGGCAACAGCTTGACGATCTGCGGTGTGCCCGACGGCGCTGCCGCGGCTATCCCGACGGCGGCGTCGGTGATCGCCCGTGGTTCTTCGCCCACCGCAGCGTCAAGCTGA
- a CDS encoding SigB/SigF/SigG family RNA polymerase sigma factor: MRTPEEQAEMLERFEHYRRSGDRELRNDLVRDHMRLAEALAARFSDRGEPLDDLRQVALVGLLKAVERFDPARGVQFTSFATPTILGELKRHFRDKGWAVRVPRRVQELHLQLRGIVAALHQDLGRTPTTAEVATHAGVRDDDVLEAMEAGTLYRLTSLDYQRPDAEESTIATIGDEDPELEGADERLAVEQLMASLPERERQIVYLRFFEGLTQAEIAEQIGISQMHVSRLLTRSLNTLGVHARTVLSASG, translated from the coding sequence ATGAGAACGCCGGAAGAGCAGGCCGAGATGCTCGAACGGTTCGAGCACTACCGTCGATCGGGCGACCGCGAGCTGCGCAACGACCTGGTCCGCGATCACATGCGGCTCGCGGAAGCGCTCGCGGCCCGGTTCTCCGATCGCGGCGAGCCCCTCGACGACCTGCGCCAAGTCGCACTGGTGGGCTTGCTCAAGGCCGTCGAGCGGTTCGACCCGGCCCGTGGCGTTCAGTTCACGTCCTTCGCCACGCCGACCATCCTCGGTGAGCTCAAGCGTCACTTCCGTGACAAGGGCTGGGCGGTCCGTGTCCCACGCCGGGTGCAGGAGCTGCATCTCCAGCTGCGAGGGATCGTGGCAGCCCTCCACCAGGACCTCGGACGCACGCCGACGACTGCGGAAGTCGCCACGCACGCCGGCGTCCGCGACGACGACGTGCTCGAGGCGATGGAAGCAGGGACGTTGTACCGACTCACGTCGCTCGACTACCAGCGCCCCGACGCCGAGGAGTCCACGATCGCCACGATCGGCGACGAAGATCCCGAGCTCGAGGGTGCCGACGAGCGTCTCGCGGTCGAGCAGCTCATGGCGTCACTGCCCGAGCGTGAGCGTCAGATCGTGTATCTCCGCTTCTTCGAAGGGCTCACGCAGGCCGAGATCGCCGAACAGATCGGGATCAGCCAGATGCACGTGTCACGGCTGCTCACCCGGAGCTTGAACACATTGGGAGTGCACGCGCGCACGGTGTTGAGCGCGTCCGGATGA
- a CDS encoding WhiB family transcriptional regulator, with translation MPTATQVRGRRAFAGALRWTQLALCRGQTELFFPPFHERPERRARREHQARAVCAACPVLEPCRGWARENHEYGFWGGESEEERAEAGYRAAISGGEQIDWSAAEWTGAVPVRQAV, from the coding sequence GTGCCCACCGCAACGCAGGTTCGGGGCCGCCGGGCATTTGCCGGGGCGCTCCGGTGGACCCAGCTGGCCCTGTGCCGAGGTCAGACCGAGCTCTTCTTCCCCCCGTTCCACGAACGCCCTGAGCGGCGGGCGAGGCGGGAGCACCAGGCGCGCGCCGTCTGCGCCGCGTGTCCCGTGCTCGAGCCATGCCGAGGGTGGGCGCGCGAGAACCACGAGTACGGCTTCTGGGGCGGCGAGAGCGAAGAGGAGCGCGCCGAAGCCGGGTATCGCGCGGCGATCTCTGGCGGCGAACAGATCGACTGGTCAGCGGCCGAGTGGACCGGCGCCGTGCCGGTTCGTCAGGCGGTGTGA
- a CDS encoding SpoIIE family protein phosphatase: MRLRRRGTSARDRFEVDGDLSAALDDAPVMVRTTAPDATTCTWCNRAWLAFRGRPLVEELGAGWAEGIHPDDERRVRDGYRRAVEERAAYGTEYAVRRVDGQYRTVAERGHPRFGPDGELLGFLVSAHDVTDQRTVRADLEQRTRQRAAIADLGRAALTGRDFRDLAADAARLVTDALALDSAMVLEMTPEHDLRVVASRGPRRTRLTRSGSDEELLGLARDTIVLAEPIVIDDWVEHRRSESGEPEGTRKIRSSSCAPIRNEHGSVGVLSAHSSRPGDFTNDDVNFLRNVANILGAALARQRVEHELRTSETHLRLALEAGRMGTWEWQPESDNVRWSPELSLLFGVVPGSFPGSFAAYIEHVHPEDRELVVKTIRTAVHNDTQIEMEHRVVLPDGTIRWVEGRGSRVADLQNARWIGVAIDVHERKAVEQERERLLELEQHTRRTLEETVARLDTLLEHSPFAFAFFDNELRFVRVNGRFSAMDGLPIPQHLGKPIADVLPDLWDQVRATFEHVIATQESVVDVEVSGWVPGTKWFERHYLVSCYPVRPASGDVLGLGAVFVDLTVRKRQETAALLIARASELFARTSDLDATLEEAVQIVIPEFADSCQLYLFETASAEPRVAVGHASEETRSLLQDAERRWPLDLTASRAAVADGSAVRLAEVPSDMHRRFAQNEEHLRLIEEHGATSAIVAPLETRGEVIGLLVLNYTPLSGRRYRHSDLGLAEELARRLAQVIEAARLEAEALRSQEQLDVLARAGELIAVELNVDARMRRFVRDVVPNFADVCVLHLRDDEGGFELEEFAVADSDLAEPFRAIDRWNDLPPGLQTPNREACDTGEPVLIPDVRRDRTHHFATPGIGAGVLSILCAPLIDENGDAFGTISFMYAWSERRYGDNDVPIANELARRAAASFRHAERFERERATAETLQRSLLPQHVPSVPGVATAVRYLPGESERVGGDWYDVFAMPDGNVLFAIGDVVGHGLQAASSTGLLRSAAQLAALDRLRPRAILEQLNRWLITLPDADMATVAVAMYDPRSRVFRFASAGHPPTLRMRRTGKARYLSGALGPPLRADATTKYRERSIRLREGDVLVFYTDGLIERRAESIDVGLSRLRDALTSAPEDLELLSDHVLEHTLPESGPADDVALMAIRVTKVGPLEREPRPRARPRHPRRRRGVRGWWARRRARS; encoded by the coding sequence ATGAGGCTGCGTCGTCGCGGCACCTCCGCACGCGATCGCTTCGAGGTGGACGGGGATCTCTCCGCGGCACTCGACGACGCCCCGGTGATGGTACGGACGACCGCGCCCGACGCCACGACGTGCACGTGGTGCAACCGGGCGTGGCTCGCGTTCCGCGGTCGTCCGCTCGTCGAGGAGCTCGGTGCCGGTTGGGCCGAAGGCATCCACCCCGACGACGAGCGCCGTGTACGCGACGGGTACCGACGAGCGGTCGAGGAGCGCGCGGCGTACGGGACGGAGTACGCAGTGCGGCGGGTCGACGGTCAGTACCGAACGGTGGCCGAGCGCGGTCATCCACGCTTCGGGCCGGATGGCGAGCTGCTCGGCTTCCTCGTCTCGGCCCACGATGTCACCGACCAGCGGACGGTGCGGGCCGACCTCGAGCAGCGAACCCGCCAACGTGCGGCGATCGCCGACCTGGGTCGGGCAGCCTTGACCGGGCGCGACTTCCGCGACCTCGCCGCGGACGCGGCGCGGCTCGTCACCGATGCGCTCGCGCTCGACAGCGCAATGGTGCTGGAGATGACCCCGGAGCACGATCTTCGCGTGGTCGCGAGCCGTGGGCCGCGCCGGACCCGGCTCACCCGCTCCGGGAGCGACGAAGAGCTTCTCGGGCTTGCACGGGACACGATCGTCTTGGCCGAGCCGATCGTGATCGACGACTGGGTCGAGCATCGCCGCTCCGAGTCCGGCGAACCCGAGGGGACGCGCAAGATCCGCTCCAGCTCATGTGCACCGATCCGCAACGAGCACGGATCCGTCGGCGTGCTCTCGGCGCACAGCTCTCGGCCCGGCGACTTCACCAACGACGACGTCAACTTCCTGCGCAACGTCGCGAATATCCTCGGCGCGGCTCTCGCCCGCCAGCGGGTGGAGCACGAGCTGCGCACCAGCGAGACCCACCTGCGACTCGCGCTCGAAGCCGGGCGCATGGGCACTTGGGAGTGGCAGCCCGAGTCGGACAACGTCCGATGGTCGCCCGAGCTCTCGCTGCTGTTCGGAGTCGTGCCGGGTTCGTTCCCGGGAAGCTTCGCCGCGTACATCGAGCACGTGCACCCAGAGGATCGGGAGCTCGTCGTCAAGACGATCCGCACCGCGGTGCATAACGACACGCAGATCGAGATGGAGCACCGCGTCGTGCTCCCCGACGGAACGATCCGATGGGTCGAGGGGCGCGGCTCGCGGGTCGCCGACCTTCAGAACGCTCGCTGGATCGGCGTTGCGATCGACGTACATGAGCGCAAAGCCGTCGAGCAGGAACGCGAGCGTCTGCTGGAGCTGGAGCAACACACCCGACGAACGCTCGAAGAGACCGTCGCCCGACTCGACACGCTGCTGGAGCACTCCCCGTTCGCCTTCGCGTTCTTCGACAACGAGCTTCGATTCGTGCGTGTCAACGGTCGTTTCTCGGCCATGGATGGGCTCCCGATCCCCCAGCATCTCGGCAAACCGATCGCCGACGTGCTGCCCGACCTGTGGGATCAGGTGAGGGCCACCTTCGAGCACGTGATCGCCACCCAAGAGTCGGTGGTCGACGTGGAGGTGAGCGGGTGGGTGCCCGGAACGAAGTGGTTCGAGCGCCACTACCTCGTGTCGTGCTACCCGGTCAGGCCGGCGAGCGGCGACGTGCTCGGACTCGGCGCGGTGTTCGTCGACCTCACCGTCCGAAAGCGCCAGGAGACCGCCGCACTCCTCATTGCCCGGGCGAGCGAGCTCTTCGCCCGCACGAGCGATCTCGACGCAACGCTCGAAGAGGCGGTCCAGATCGTCATCCCCGAGTTCGCCGACTCGTGCCAGCTGTACCTGTTCGAGACCGCGTCGGCCGAACCGCGCGTCGCGGTGGGCCACGCCAGCGAGGAGACCCGCTCGCTCTTGCAGGACGCCGAACGCCGGTGGCCGCTCGATCTCACCGCCAGCCGCGCCGCGGTGGCGGATGGATCGGCAGTCCGCCTCGCGGAGGTCCCCTCCGACATGCACCGGCGATTCGCCCAGAACGAAGAGCACCTCCGCCTCATCGAGGAGCACGGCGCCACGTCAGCGATCGTCGCCCCGCTCGAGACTCGCGGCGAGGTGATCGGCCTGCTGGTTCTCAACTACACGCCCCTCTCAGGGCGCCGGTACCGGCATTCCGATCTCGGCCTGGCCGAGGAGCTGGCGCGGCGCCTTGCCCAGGTGATCGAGGCCGCGCGCCTCGAGGCGGAGGCGCTCCGCTCCCAGGAGCAGCTCGACGTGCTGGCGAGGGCAGGCGAGCTCATCGCCGTCGAGCTCAACGTCGATGCGCGCATGCGTCGCTTCGTCCGGGATGTCGTTCCCAACTTCGCGGATGTGTGCGTCCTCCACCTCCGGGACGACGAAGGCGGGTTCGAGCTCGAAGAGTTCGCAGTAGCCGACTCGGATCTGGCCGAGCCGTTTCGGGCAATCGATCGATGGAACGACCTCCCACCCGGACTGCAAACGCCGAACCGCGAGGCGTGTGACACCGGGGAACCGGTGCTCATCCCCGACGTGCGGCGCGACCGCACCCATCACTTCGCCACCCCGGGCATCGGCGCCGGGGTTCTGTCCATCCTCTGCGCCCCGCTCATCGACGAGAACGGTGACGCGTTCGGCACCATTTCGTTCATGTACGCATGGTCGGAACGGCGCTACGGCGACAACGACGTCCCGATCGCCAACGAGCTCGCTCGAAGGGCCGCGGCATCGTTCCGACACGCAGAGCGGTTCGAGCGCGAGCGCGCAACCGCGGAGACCTTGCAGCGGAGTCTGCTTCCTCAACACGTCCCGTCGGTTCCCGGCGTGGCCACGGCCGTGCGGTACCTCCCTGGCGAGAGCGAGCGCGTCGGTGGCGACTGGTACGACGTGTTCGCCATGCCGGACGGGAACGTGCTGTTCGCGATCGGTGACGTGGTCGGTCACGGCCTGCAAGCTGCTTCCTCGACGGGCCTGCTGCGCTCGGCAGCTCAGCTCGCCGCACTCGATCGCCTTCGGCCTCGGGCGATCCTCGAACAGCTCAACCGGTGGTTGATCACGTTGCCCGATGCCGACATGGCCACGGTGGCCGTTGCGATGTACGACCCGCGAAGCCGTGTCTTCCGCTTCGCGAGCGCCGGGCATCCGCCCACCTTGCGCATGCGGCGCACGGGCAAGGCGCGCTATCTCAGCGGAGCACTCGGACCACCGCTCCGTGCCGACGCGACCACCAAGTACCGCGAGCGGAGCATCCGGCTGCGCGAGGGTGACGTGCTGGTGTTCTACACCGACGGGCTCATCGAGCGCCGAGCCGAGTCGATCGACGTCGGCTTGAGTCGCCTCCGGGACGCACTCACGAGCGCGCCCGAAGACCTCGAGCTCCTGAGCGACCACGTCCTCGAGCACACCCTGCCCGAGAGCGGCCCGGCCGACGACGTCGCGCTCATGGCCATCCGGGTGACCAAAGTCGGGCCCCTGGAGCGTGAGCCCCGTCCGAGGGCGCGGCCGCGGCACCCCCGACGGAGACGCGGGGTGCGGGGCTGGTGGGCCCGCCGGCGGGCCCGCTCGTAG
- a CDS encoding alpha-ketoglutarate-dependent dioxygenase AlkB — MVALQGTLLGATEPRVDDSAAIERIDLGAGSWIDLARAWLHGADTLLDALVDCVDWRHGRRWMYDRMVDDPRLSRWYRREHELPHDAFGQIRAALTEHYDVELGGFGLNYYRDGSDSVAFHRDRELRRLDNTLIAIVTLGATRPFLVRPLGGGRSRDLRPGSGDLLVMGGRCQLAWEHGVPKVVHAGPRISLTLRWAKNHGRSPTPPSG; from the coding sequence GTGGTCGCTCTCCAGGGCACGCTCCTCGGCGCAACCGAGCCTCGCGTCGACGACTCGGCCGCGATCGAGCGCATCGATCTCGGTGCCGGCTCGTGGATCGACCTCGCGCGCGCGTGGCTTCACGGGGCCGACACACTGCTCGACGCGTTGGTGGATTGCGTCGACTGGAGACACGGCCGGCGGTGGATGTACGACCGCATGGTCGACGACCCCCGACTCTCGCGGTGGTATCGCCGCGAGCACGAGCTCCCGCACGACGCATTCGGTCAGATCCGCGCCGCACTGACCGAGCACTACGACGTGGAGCTCGGCGGCTTCGGGCTCAACTACTACCGCGACGGCAGCGACAGCGTGGCGTTCCATCGAGATCGCGAGCTGCGACGACTCGACAACACGCTCATCGCGATCGTGACGCTCGGCGCAACTCGCCCGTTCCTCGTTCGCCCTCTCGGAGGCGGCCGCTCGCGCGACCTACGACCTGGCTCGGGCGACCTGCTCGTGATGGGTGGTCGGTGTCAGCTGGCGTGGGAGCACGGCGTGCCGAAGGTCGTGCACGCGGGCCCGCGAATCAGCTTGACGCTGCGGTGGGCGAAGAACCACGGGCGATCACCGACGCCGCCGTCGGGATAG